The sequence CACCGCAGGGACAAAGACCCGCGGGTCCCCAGCTGGCGTCAGCCGCCAGGTGTGTGGCCTCGGTGAGCACACCTCCAGGCGGGAGGGTTGAGGGAAGCGCTGTGGGGAGGGCATGCGGGGTCTGAGCCTGGAAGAGACGGATGCTACCGCCTGGGACCTGTGAGTGGCGGGATTGGGAGGCTATGGAATCAGGAGGCAGCCTAAGCGTGAGAGCTCCGGTGTGGCCTGGCGGGGGTGGTAGGGGGGGGACGCCCCTGTGTGTGCCAGCCTGCGTGTGCCCTAAAGGCTGCGCCCTCCCCCACTGCTGGGGCTTCGGGGGACCAGTCACAGCCTAGGCTACTGCAGGCGCATAGCTCCCCGGGAGCCCGGCCCACGCGGGTGTGCCGCTGAGCCTCCAGCCTgtcggggcaggggtggggggcagggatggggtcGTTAGCGGGGTTGGGGGCAGACGCCCAGGCAGACTCTCTGGGCACAGCTCCGGTGACAAGGGAGGTCTGGCAAGCCTGGGCCCCTTCTGTCCAGCCACGCCAGCTCTGCCCTGGCCAGTCTTGCCCCCTGGCAGCGCTGGGGATGGAAGGGGGAGCGGGTACCTCAGTCTGGgggccctgcctcctccccagccGCGCCCGGCCCCCTAGGCCTAGGGGCAGAGTCTAGGGGTCACCCTGGGGAGCTGCTGAATCCGCGGGTTTAGGAACCGGAGGGACCTGGGCTTTTGAACCACGTGGCCCTAGGTGAGCCCTCCGGCGCCTCGGTAGCCCTCACCCCCAGCCTTGTCCAGGTGGGCGGGTGGGAGGCGACAGTGCCCACTGCTGGGCTGAACAGCGTCTGCAGGGAGGCCAGGAGAGCTGGGCACACGGACACGTCCATCACCTGGAGCTGCCACTGTGCCACTTGTGCGGGGTCAGGCGGGGTCTGAGCCGGGCTGTCATCTGTCACGCCACAGATATGCAGGGGGCACTCGGGGTCGCCTCGGACATGCTTATCCCTGGACGGCTGTTGGCAGGGCCGGGAAGGCTCTGTAAATATTTATCCATCCCAGCTCACAGCTTTCAGGGTTGATGAAAGCCCCGCCGCCCGCCCACTGTGGGGGACCCCGCCTTCCCTTCTGGAGCCagcggggtgagggggtgggggagatggacCTGCCTGCCCAGGAGCAGGCGGTGTGACTCTGGCaggtcacttgacctctctgagcctcagggagGGCCCGGGATGGTGTGCGGAtgctctctgccttcctcccagCCTGACCAGTGTCCTCCCCTCGGGGTCGCCTCCTGCCCACTGCAGAGGGGGTGGCTATGGGGACCTGGGCCAATGGCAGGCAGGCCGGAGAGGGCATGCCCGGCCCAGCCGTGCCCAGCACTTCCCAGTCCAGGGGCCCCCGCCACTCCCAGCCGCTGGCTGCCTCCCATTTTCCCGATTGCAGGTTGGCCCCGAGGCTGACCGGAGCCTCTGGCTCAGCTGGGAGACTGAATTCCCCAAGCAATTCCTCAAGGATGTGTGAGGCTGTGGTGTGGTGCCTGTCCGGGAGAGGTGGGGTGAGCGGACTGGGCACCTCCgcccagggcaggcccagggagaCGCTGGCTGACGAGCAGGCAGGCCTGCAAGGAGGACGAGCAGCCATCTCAGGAATGTGGGTTTTGGAGACAAGCCAcagctgggggggtgggggggggccaTGGGTGGGGAGGCCTGATCCCCAGGTCTAGGTCCAGCTCTGGGCTCCCTCGCCGTGTGACCCTGGGCCAAGACCTGGACCTCTCTGGGCCCCGTCTCTTCCCCTGGGAGGTGGGGCGATGCCTGCTCCCCAATCCCCCAGGGCTGTGGATGAGGCAGACGAGGTGTGTGCTCATCCCCACCTCACTGCTTTCCAGCAGCcccgggcggggcgggcggggggacTGGCGCACCCAGGTGAGGATCAGGCCTTGGAGCTAGGGAgggccccccagccccaggccagaAAGGACACGGGGAGACAGAATGCAGGAGAGCGGCAGAGCAGGGGCCAgcggtggggaaactgaggccaacaGCCTGTGGACGATGTGCTCCAGGAAAGGACCTCGCTGCCTGGGGCCCGGATCCTAGAGCCTCCAGGAGCGGTGACCATGACGTGGGCAGGGAACCGGAGGCCCCGGCTTGCAGGTGGACCCGGCGCGAGTCACTCTTCCTCTCTGGCCCTGAGAGCTTCCTTCCAGCTGCTGCTCCTGTGTTCTAATGTCAAGTCTGGAGGCctggggggcaggtgggggctGACTGccaggtgggggagggcaggaatTTGGCAGAGCAGCGTCCCAGAGTGGGAGAAGCCAGCCCATGGAGGGGACTCTCTCCATGCCTGCTGCCCCAAAGGGCGTTATAGAGAGAGGTCGGTTACCCCTTCGCCATGGCCCCGTTCCCATTGAACAGATGGGAAAGTGGAGGCTGAGAGAAGGctgtgacttgcccagggtctccGTGGCATGGAACTGGGCCTTCTGAGTCTCAGGCCGGGGATCTCGCTGCTGCACTGAGCACGCCAGGATGCAGGGGTCTGGGCCTGGACCTAGCGCCTCGTGGGGGCAAGAGAGGAAGGCACGCTGGGCCTGCCTGTCACCCTCCACCCCACCGTGGCTTGTTGCTCAGGCCTtcctgggggcagaggagaggggagaTTTTACTCGCTGGCAGGCTAGGCCCTGGGCTCTCTGGGGCTCCGGGGGAACAATGCAGCCCTGGCCTTTCTGAGGAGGGTCCTCGGACCTCCGCCAGGGTTGAGGAAAGGATTTCTGTTCCTCCTGGAGGTCACGGAGCCGACATGGGGAGGAGCAGGGGCAGGCCCGGGGCCCACATCCTCAGTGTGAGACCTGGACGTGTGTCCTCCCACCTgacgctgggggtggggggtgggggccaggggggGATCCAGTGAACCCTGCCCCCAAATTGTCTGGAAGACAGCAGGTACTTGGtcatttccccttcctcctcttcgTTTGCCCTGGTGGGGACAGTCcctcccctggggaagggggacCCCAGCCTGAAGAACAGAGCAGAGCTGGGGTCAGGGGTGTGCTGGGAGCGCAGAGAGCCTCCTGCTCTGCCTGCTGGTCATTCCTGGTGGCTCTGGAGTCGGCAGCTGGTGGGGAGCGGCTGGGGTGCTCGTCTGAGCTCTGGGGTGCCCAGGGCCTGGGAGAGTTGCCAGAGGCTGAGGCCGAGGGTGGGGCCCTGGCGGCCCGGCTCCTGCCCCAAATATGGCTCGGGAAGGCCACAGCGGCACTGAGCAGACAGGCCGGGCCAGACGGGCGCTGAGGCTCCAGGCCTCTCCCCCAGCTCCGCTGTGACCCTCACCTGCGGCCCGGGGTGCCAGGGCCCCCGCTTGGTTCTGCCGTGTCCTTACAGGCTGATCCCACGggctctccctgcctctctgagcttccGCCTTTTCCAGGCAGGGGAACCGCGACCTCCAGGCTGGGACGCGGGGAGGGTGTGTGCGCCAGGTCAGAATCACCCCTCCACTGGGAGAGCGTGGTCCAGGGGCCCTGGCAGGGTGGGGACCGAGCATCTGGGAACTGCCAGCCACCCCCACCTATGCAGAGGGGACATACAGACCACACGGAGGCTGTGCCTCCGCTGCAGCAACTGGAGAACACCCAGCCGCGGCCAaacataaataactaaataataaaagttttaaagatcGTTACTTAAAAAAACAAGTGTGCCCCAGTGATCGGACCCCAGTTCCCGGTGCCCTGAGTGGTGCCGGCCCTGTGCTGAGCATGGCCTGGTTGGTTCACCCCCAGATCCACGCTAAAGGGAGGGATCACCCCTACTAGTCAGGTGAGCAGATGCAGGGGGGGAGGGCGGCAGCCCCTCCATGCTGGTGGGTGGCCGTGGTGGGTGTCCTGGGCAGGAGCCAGCTCACGGAGCTGGAGAGGACAgacctggggggctgggggcgcCCAGGAAGAAATGCAGGGGGAGAGGtgtctgctgggggtgggggtccctTCGAGGCTGTGCGTGAAGAGGGCAGGCGGGCCTGCAGCCCCACCTACCTGTCCCCGGCCCAAACGGCGGGAGTAAGTGACCCTGGGCACCTGGGGCCCTCCAGGAGGGGGCGGGAGGCCTTGGGATCAGCATCTGGACGCCAGTCAGCCCGCGCCAGAGCGCCATGCTCCCCGACGGCCTCCGCTGGAGTGAGGCTGCGCTGACGCCCACACCGCTGACCCGGGCCTCTCTCCCGCTCAGGATGCCCCCCGCCGCCACCCCGTGAGCAGAGGGCCACAGCCCTGGCCTGACGCCCCTCCCGACAGTGACGCCCCCGCCCTGGCCACCCAGGAGGCCCTCCCGCTTGCTGGCCGCCCCAGACCTCCCCGCTGCGGCGTGCCCGACCTGCCCGATGGGCCGAGTGCCCGCAACCGACAGAAGCGGTTCGTGCTGTCGGGCGGGCGCTGGGAGAAGACGGACCTCACCTACAGGTAGGGCCAGTGGCCACGAGCTGGCCTTTGACCTCCACCTGCTGTCTGAGACACACTGGAGCTGGGGGGAGGGCAGATCCCTATGGCCAACAGGCTGGAATGTCCCCAAACTCCCGTGCCCACTGCTCAACACCCCAAACCCACACTTAGATGCACTCCCATGCCCTCCCTTGGGAGCACGGTCTCCACACCCACCTGGCCACCCCACACACCCGTGGGGCACGGCCGTCAGTCACCCACGCAACCTCTGCGGGCACCGTGCTGCGGGCCAGGCCCTGGGACTCTCGGTGAGGGAGGCAGACACGGCCCCTCCTCCGGGGGAGTGAGGTGCTCCCCACGCCCGGTTCAGCTCTAGCACCGCACTCGGGACCCTCACAGGGAGGGACCCGCTGGGGCAGGCCAGGTGACGGCTCGGGTGACCTCGGCCCCTGGCGCTGAGACTACACTTCCTGCAGTGGGCGGCGAAGATGGGTGTGGTGTCCCACGTCGTTGCAGCGGGGACTCCTGGGGCCTCGGAAGTGTCCTGGGCGGGGAGCCTGGGGAGCAGGAAGGGCAGGTCTTGGGGTCCAAGGCCTCCCCACGGTCAGGTCTGGGAGGGGGCCTCGGGGCTCCTGGGTCCTTTCCGCCCAGTGCAGACCCTCGCGGCCACCTAAGGGCACACAGACCACACAAAGCTGTGCCCATGCAGTGTGGGGAGCGGTGCGCACCCTCAGAGCACACTGGGCCCACATCACGCACGCCTGCCCCCCCACTGTGCATCTGGGGAAACTCCTGGCCCCGACAGCCAGCGGGGCTGACGCTACCCCATGAGCCAGACCCAGGCCCCCCTCACCGCCCCTGTCCTCCCCAGGATCCTCCGGTTCCCATGGCAGCTGCTGCGGGAACAGGTGCGGCAGACGGTGGCGGAGGCCCTCCAGGTGTGGAGCGATGTCACACCGCTCACCTTCACCGAGGTGCACGAGGGCCGCGCCGACATCGTGATCGACTTCACCAGGTGAGCGGGGGCCTGAGGGCACCCCCACCCTGGGAAGGAAACCCATCTGCCGGCAGCCACTGACTCTGCCCCTACCCACCCCCCCGACAGGTACTGGCACGGGGACAATCTGCCCTTTGATGGACCTGGGGGCATCCTGGCCCACGCCTTCTTCCCCAAGACCCACCGAGAAGGGGATGTCCACTTCGACTATGATGAGACCTGGACCATCGGGGACAACCAGGGTAGGGGCTGGGGCCCCACTTTCCGGAGGGGCCCTGTCGAGGCCCCGGAGCCGGGCCCGGGCTCTGCGTCTGCTGGGGAGCTCGCGCATTGCCGGGCTGTCTCCCTCTTCCAGGCACGGATCTCCTGCAGGTGGCGGCACACGAGTTTGGCCACGTGCTCGGGCTGCAGCACACGACAGCTGCGAAGGCCCTGATGTCCCCTTTCTACACCTTCCGCTACCCACTGAGCCTCAGCCCAGACGACCGCAGGGGCATCCAGCAGCTGTACGGCCGGCCTCAGCTAGCTCCCACGTCCAGGCCTCCGGACCTGGGCCCTGGCACGGGGGCGGACACCAACGAGATCGCGCCGCTGGAGGTGAGGCCCTGCTCCCCCTGCCCACGGCTGCCTCTGCGGCTCCAACATGGGCTCATCCTAACCCTTCGCTCTCACCCCAGCCGGACGCCCCACCGGATGCCTGCCAGGTCTCCTTTGACGCAGCCGCCACCATCCGTGGCGAGCTCTTCTTCTTCAAGGCAGGCTTTGTGTGGCGGCTGCGCGGGGGCCGGCTGCAGCCTGGCTACCCTGCGCTGGCCTCTCGCCACTGGCAGGGGCTGCCCAGCCCTGTGGATGCAGCCTTCGAGGATGCTCAGGGCCACATCTGGTTCTTCCAAGGTGAGTGGGAGCCAGGTCACACTCAGGAGACTGCGGGGAGCCAGGAACGTCATGGCCAAGGGTAGGGACAGACAGACGTGATGAGCAGATGGACAGACGGAGGGGGTCCCGGAGTTTTGGGGCCCAGGAAGAGCGTGACTCACTCCTCTGGGCACAgctgggaggcttcctggaggaggcggtTCTCGAAGCTGGAGTAGGATAAAAGGTACTGCACCCCATGAAGCACGTGTGATCCTTGCCCCTAGAGACAAGGCTCTGGGGCTCAGAGGTGGTGAAGTGACCCACATGAGGGCACAGCTTGGAGAATGTCGGGAGGGATGTGAGCTCAGTGTGCCAGAGATGGGAGCCTGGAGCATGCCAAGGGGCAGGGCCTGCTGTCTGACAGCTGGCACTGGGGTGGGCAGCCAAGTGCAGGGAGGGAGCGGGCGCCCAGGTGGCCTCTTTGCTGCTCAGAACGACCTTTCCCATGTATACCTCCCAGCGCCGCTGGCATTGCCCAGTGTCCTTCTTGGGGGCAGGGGTACCAAGCAGGCATTATTACTGGCCTTTTGTGTTTTATGGACAACgaaactgaggctgggaaggTCCGAGGTGGTGTTGGTGGCGGAAGGTGGCCGCTGGGCAGCCCTGTTGCAGCACACGCCCCCCACCCACCGTTTCTCCAACAGGAGCTCAGTACTGGGTGTATGACGGTGAGAAGCCGGTCCTGGGCCCCGCGCCCCTCTCCGAGCTGGGCCTGCAGGGGTCCCCGATCCATGCCGCCCTGGTGTGGGGCTCCGAGAAGAACAAGATCTACTTCTTCCGAAGTGGGGACTACTGGCGCTTCCAGCCCAGCGCCCGCCGCGTGGACAGCCCTGTGCCGCGCCGGGTCACTGACTGGCGAGGGGTGCCCTCGGAGATCGACGCGGCCTTCCAGGATGCTGAAGGTGTGCAGGGGGCAGGCCTCTGCCCGGCCCCCTCCCATTCCGCCCCTCCTCCTGCCAAGGACTGTGCTAACTCCCTGTGCTCCATCTTTGTGGCTGTGGGCACCAGGCACGGCATGGAGACTGAGGCCCGTGCCCAGGTCCCTCGGATGTGGCTAGTGAAATCAGTCCGAGGCTCCAGCCTCTGTCAGGCTGGGTGGCAGCTCAGACCAGACCCTGAGGGCAGGCGGAAGGGCTCGCCCAAGGGTAGAAAGaccctggggcttccttggtggctcagacagtaaagcgtctgcctgcaatgcgggagacctggattcgatccctgggtcagggagatcccctggagaaggaaatggcaatgccctccagtactgttgcctggaaaattccatggacagagcagcctggaagctccatggggtcgcgaagagtcagacacgatggagcgacttcactgtctTAAGGGCCACCTGAGGTCCTCAGGTTTCAAGGaacccagcagtggccaaggCCTGTGCCCATCCCTCTGTCCACTTACCAGGCCCTGACCCTCCTGTCTCCTCAGGCTTCGCCTACTTCCTGCGTGGCCGCCTCTACTGGAAGTTTGACCCCGTGAAGGTGAAAGCCCTGGAGGGCTTCCCCCGGCTCGTGGGCCCCGACTTCTTCAGCTGTACTGAGGCTGCCAACACTTTCCGCTGATCACCGCCTGGCTGTCCTCAGGCCCTGACACCTCCACACAGGAGACCGTGGCCGTGCCTGTGGCTGTAGGTACCAGGCAGGGCACGGAGTCGCGGCTGCTATGGGGGCAAGGCAGGGCGCTGCCACCAGGACTGCAGGGAGGGCCACGCGGGTCGTGGCCACTGCCAGCGACTGTCTGAGACTGGGCAGGGGGGCTCTGGCATGGAGGCTGAGGGTGGTCTTGGGCTGGCTCCACGCAGCCTGTGCAGGTCACATGGAACCCAGCTGCCCATGGTCTCCATCCACACCCCTCAGGGTCGGGCCTCAGCAGGGCTGGGGGAGCTGGAGCCCTCACCGTCCTCGCTGTGGGGTCCCATAGGGGGCTGGCACGTGGGTGTCAGGGTCCTGCGCCTCCTGCCTCCCACAGGGGTTGGCTCTGCGTAGGTGCTGCCTTCCAGTTTGGTGGTTCTGGAGACCTATTCCCCAAGATCCTGGCCAAAAGGCCAGGTCAGCTGGTGGGGGTGCTTCCTGCCAGAGACCCTGCACCCTGGGGGCCCCAGCATACCTCAGTCCTATCACGGGTCAGATCCTCCAAAGCCATGTAAATGTGTACAGTGTGTAtaaagctgttttgtttttcattttttaaccgACTGTCATTAAACACGGTCGTTTTCTACCTGCCTGCTGGGGTGTCTCTGTGAGTGCAAGGCCAGTATAGGGTGGAACTGGACCAGGGAGTTGGGAGGCTTGGCTGGGGACCCGCTCAGTCCCCTGGTCCTCAGGGCTGGGTGTTGGTTCAGGGCTCCCCCTGCTCCATCTCATCCTGCTTGAATGCCTACAGTGGCTTCACAGTCTGCTCCCCATCTCCCCAGCGGCCTCTCAGACCGTCGTCCACCAAGTGCTGCTCACGTTTTCCGATCCAGCCACTGTCAGGACACAGAACCGAACTCAAGGTTACTGTGGCTGACTCCTCACTCTCTGGGGTCTACTTGCCTGCCACCCTCAGAGAGCCAAGGatccgcctgtgatgcaggagtgagtgaagtcgctcagccgagtccgactctttgcaaccccataggactgtagcctaccaggctcctctgtctatgggatttttcaggcaagaatactggagtgggttgccatttccttctccaggggatcttcccaaccctggtctcccgcatagcaggcagactctttaccgtctgagccaccaggcaatgcaggagacctaggttcagtctctgggtggggaagatcccctggagaagggaatgacaacctgcttcagtattcttgactggggaatcccatggacaaaggagcctggaggcctacagcccatagggtgcaaagagacacgactgagcaagtcacacacacagagccctaCGTGGATGCTCATAGCGGCACCTCATAGCTGCCATGTATCAGGCGTTGGCATGGGCAGCCATCAGCAGGGGGCCGTTTCTGACCCACTGCCTTGTTCCACCGGATACACGGGTGCCTTCCTGTGTGTCGGGCCCACTCGGCTGTCAGCGCCCAAGGGCAGGGCTGTCGGGAGGCACAGGGCACAGAGTTAAGGAGGGGATGGGGACGTTAGCTCCTCCCCAGCTCTCAGCGGATGCAGCAGGCAAAACAAACGCCGGCTGGGCCTAGGAATCCTGCCAAACCCGGTAGTCTCTGCCCATGCTCGCCCCATCCCCAGAGCCACAGGAACGGGAGCTGGGGGGTGGCCCGGAGCTGGGATACTGGTCCCTGGGCCCGCCCATGTGCTCGGCCGCACAGCGTCCTCCGggcggggaaactgaggcacgggcGCCTCCGGCTTCCTCCCCGCCTTCCGGGCCTCGCCTCGTTCCTCCTCACCAGGGCAGTATTCCAGCCCCGGCTGTGAGACGGAGAAGGGCGCCGTTCGAGTCAGGGCCGCGGCTGTTATTTCTGCCGGTGAGCGGCCTTCCCTCCACTTGAGAGGCGGCCGGGAAGGCCGAGAAACGGGCCGAGGCTCCTTTAAGGGGCCCGTGGGGGCGCGCCCGGCCCTTTTGTccgggtggcggcggcggcgacgcGCGCGTCAGCGTCAACGCCCGCGCCTGCGCACTGAGGGCGGCCTGCTTgtctgcggcggcggcggcggcggcggcggcggcggcggagaaGCCCAGCGGCGGCGCGAGCGACCCCGGCCCGGCCCGCCCTTCGCCTCCCGCGTCGGCTTCCCCGGGCTAGGAGCGTCCCCGGCCCCGCCTCGGCCCTTCCGATCCTCGCAGCCCGGCCGTGGCCGCCCGCTTCTGCCGCCGCAATGATGATGATGGCGCTGAGCAAGACCTTCGGGCAGAAGCCCGTCAAGTTCCAGCTGGAAGATGACGGCGAGTTCTACATGATCGGCTCTGAGGTAGCCCGCGGCGCGTCCTTGCCTTCCGGGCCTCCCGGCCGGCCCGGTTCCCGCGGGAGCCTCGGGGCGGGTCTGCGCGCCGGGAACGCGCGTCTCCATTCATCGCGGAGGGCCTGCGTGCGCGTGCGCGGCCGGGAGCACCGGGGGCGTGGCCTGTTGGGGCGTGGCCGAGCAGCCCCCGCCCCGGCCGTCTGGGCACGACCACCCTTGTCCTTGGGCGTGGCCTATCGGGGCGTGGCCGAGAAGGCCCCGCCCCGCGTCCGGCAGTTTGGGGACGCTTACCCGTGTCCCGGCAGCGGGGATGCGCCTCGCAGCCAGGGTCCCGGGGGTCGCGGTGGCCCCCAGTCCGCGCTGAGTTCCACAACTCCAGCCGGACGTACAGAAACGGGGTGTTGGGTTATCCCTTGCTGCGCACGGGGCGAGGTGTTGGATCCCTCGCAAGCTCCCTCCCTCATTGCCCCAGCTGGAATCCTGAAACCGCTGATTGGAAACACCGAGCTTAGTGGGGACTCACCCGCTTGGTGTTCTTTGACTTTGAGGTGGGCGGGTGGGCGTTCTGACCTTCCATTATCAGCGAGAAGACAGGTTGGGAGAACGATGCTTGATTTTTGGATGGCT is a genomic window of Bos javanicus breed banteng chromosome 17, ARS-OSU_banteng_1.0, whole genome shotgun sequence containing:
- the MMP11 gene encoding stromelysin-3, translated to MAPAAGLRGAASRALLLPLLLLLLLPPPPLLLARAPRPPDAPRRHPVSRGPQPWPDAPPDSDAPALATQEALPLAGRPRPPRCGVPDLPDGPSARNRQKRFVLSGGRWEKTDLTYRILRFPWQLLREQVRQTVAEALQVWSDVTPLTFTEVHEGRADIVIDFTRYWHGDNLPFDGPGGILAHAFFPKTHREGDVHFDYDETWTIGDNQGTDLLQVAAHEFGHVLGLQHTTAAKALMSPFYTFRYPLSLSPDDRRGIQQLYGRPQLAPTSRPPDLGPGTGADTNEIAPLEPDAPPDACQVSFDAAATIRGELFFFKAGFVWRLRGGRLQPGYPALASRHWQGLPSPVDAAFEDAQGHIWFFQGAQYWVYDGEKPVLGPAPLSELGLQGSPIHAALVWGSEKNKIYFFRSGDYWRFQPSARRVDSPVPRRVTDWRGVPSEIDAAFQDAEGFAYFLRGRLYWKFDPVKVKALEGFPRLVGPDFFSCTEAANTFR